The proteins below are encoded in one region of Engraulis encrasicolus isolate BLACKSEA-1 chromosome 1, IST_EnEncr_1.0, whole genome shotgun sequence:
- the LOC134455760 gene encoding uncharacterized protein LOC134455760 — MDSYDKLSPFGIGVNGCIDGFSRHIIWMEANSTNSNPCVIAAYFTQAVSKLGGCPKILRSDHGTENVHANRLQTFLREDDTGEVHGPPCVIQGRSTANQRIESWWGMYRRQNVDYWRDVFREFQATGDFSGDFIDKGLVQFCFLKIIQDELDTVVQMWDSHRIRPGRNGRDLYHGKPAMMYNVPELYHAQDYLHPVEVDKINTILGEDICQWKTDIPCDIDLHDLCLLVMEEHSLTRRPGADGAIRLYKHLRPLIKALLEEPDN; from the exons ATGGATTCGTATGACAAGCTGTCACCATTTGGCATTGGGGTGAACGGCTGCATCGATGGATTTTCGAGACATATCATTTGGATGGAAGCAAACTCGACCAACAGCAACCCGTGCGTGATTGCAGCCTATTTTACGCAAGCTGTCTCCAAACTCGGAGGCTGTCCAAAAATCCTGAGATCAGATCATGGAACCGAAAATGTCCATGCCAACAGACTACAGACTTTTCTCAGAGAAGATGACACTGGAGAGGTCCACGGCCCCCCTTGTGTTATTCAAGGAAGGAGCACAGCAAACCAGAGAATCGAATCTTGGTGGGGGATGTACAGGAGACAGAACGTGGATTACTGGCGAGACGTCTTTAGAGAGTTCCAAGCTACAGGTGATTTCAGCGGTGATTTCATCGACAAGGGTCTTGTGCAATTCTGTTTCCTGAAGATTATACAG GACGAGCTGGACACAGTTGTGCAAATGTGGGACAGCCATCGCATTCGTCCGGGGAGGAATGGGCGCGATCTCTACCATGGCAAGCCAGCGATGATGTACAACGTGCCTGAGCTGTACCATGCACAGGATTATCTGCATCCAGTTGAAGTGGACAAAATAAACACAATCCTGGGTGAAGACATCTGCCAGTGGAAAACAGATATTCCTTGTGACATTGACTTACATGACTTGTGCCTCCTGGTGATGGAGGAACACAGCTTGACTCGCCGCCCTGGAGCTGATGGAGCCATTAGACTCTACAAACACCTGAGGCCATTGATAAAGGCACTCCTGGAAGAACCTGATAACTGA